In Anaerobacillus isosaccharinicus, one genomic interval encodes:
- a CDS encoding L-lactate permease, with protein MFFTSLVALTPIIAVLLFLVVLRMPAVKAMPISLLATALLAVLYWKVPVIQVLAASLEGIIIGISILYIVFGAILLLNTLKLSGAIDTIRNSFLGITADRRVQLIIIAWLFGAFIEGAAGFGTPAAIAAPLLVALGFPPLAAVVLALIADSSPVSFGAVGTPIIVGVNQGLQEGSEISPVVQTYLGDMAILDYMHVIGAQVMTVDVFTGTLLPLILVVLLTKFFGENRSLKEGLKIWKFAIFAGLSFTLPALFVATFLGPEFPSIFGGLIGLMIVVPAAKKGFLLPKETWDFPKRADWLQVWIGQEYASEASQVKEKGMKKELPLLLAWIPYLLVGLFLVLTRLEVLPLKQWLLSFRISWNNILGTGIGTSLQPLYLPGTVFVLVVLITFFVHKMSSSQLAQTFSMSGRAIVGSAIALFTAVPMVRIFINSGLNNANLQSMPIELANTASALMGGSWPLVAPLIGALGSFISGSATFSNMMFSLFQFSVADQIGVDPTIVLSMQVLGANAGNMICVLNVVAAASVVGLLGKEGTIIRMTLGPMLYYSLFSGIIGMIFAYLL; from the coding sequence ATGTTTTTTACTTCTTTAGTTGCTTTGACACCCATTATAGCCGTCTTACTTTTCCTAGTTGTTCTTAGAATGCCAGCTGTTAAGGCAATGCCGATCAGTCTATTAGCAACAGCACTTTTGGCGGTGCTATATTGGAAAGTGCCAGTCATTCAAGTATTGGCGGCATCCCTTGAAGGTATTATTATCGGAATTTCAATTCTTTACATAGTTTTCGGGGCAATTTTATTATTGAATACTTTAAAGCTAAGTGGCGCGATCGATACGATTCGTAATAGTTTTTTAGGAATTACTGCTGATCGCCGTGTTCAATTAATCATTATCGCTTGGTTATTTGGCGCGTTTATCGAAGGGGCAGCAGGGTTTGGGACACCGGCAGCGATAGCAGCGCCTTTATTAGTAGCCTTAGGTTTTCCACCTCTAGCGGCAGTTGTGTTAGCCTTAATTGCTGATAGTAGTCCAGTGTCTTTCGGGGCAGTAGGAACACCGATCATCGTTGGAGTAAACCAAGGACTTCAGGAAGGATCAGAAATTTCGCCAGTTGTTCAAACATATTTAGGTGATATGGCCATACTTGATTACATGCATGTTATTGGGGCACAAGTGATGACAGTTGATGTGTTTACAGGAACTTTGTTGCCGTTAATCTTAGTGGTTTTGCTAACAAAGTTTTTTGGGGAAAATCGTTCACTAAAAGAAGGTTTGAAAATTTGGAAATTTGCTATTTTCGCAGGACTTTCTTTCACGCTTCCCGCCTTATTTGTGGCCACGTTCTTAGGCCCAGAATTCCCATCAATTTTTGGTGGTTTGATAGGATTAATGATTGTTGTTCCAGCTGCTAAAAAGGGATTTCTTTTACCAAAGGAAACATGGGATTTCCCAAAAAGAGCTGATTGGTTACAAGTTTGGATTGGTCAAGAATATGCAAGTGAAGCTTCTCAAGTAAAAGAAAAAGGAATGAAAAAAGAATTGCCACTTTTGCTTGCGTGGATTCCATATTTATTAGTTGGTCTTTTTCTTGTACTAACTCGACTTGAAGTCCTACCATTAAAACAATGGTTATTAAGCTTTAGAATTTCATGGAATAATATTTTAGGAACTGGAATTGGGACATCACTCCAACCGCTATATTTACCAGGTACAGTGTTTGTCCTTGTTGTTTTAATTACATTTTTTGTTCACAAAATGTCTAGCTCACAGTTAGCGCAAACATTTTCGATGTCAGGGAGGGCGATCGTCGGCAGTGCGATTGCCCTATTCACAGCAGTACCAATGGTTCGAATTTTTATTAATTCTGGTTTAAATAATGCAAACCTACAAAGTATGCCAATCGAGTTAGCTAATACAGCCTCAGCTTTAATGGGGGGCTCATGGCCACTGGTTGCTCCGCTAATCGGTGCCTTAGGTTCGTTTATTTCTGGTAGTGCCACCTTCAGTAATATGATGTTTTCCTTGTTTCAGTTTAGTGTTGCAGATCAAATTGGTGTCGATCCGACAATCGTTTTGAGTATGCAAGTACTTGGGGCAAATGCGGGGAATATGATTTGTGTTCTAAATGTAGTGGCGGCCGCCTCCGTCGTTGGCTTGTTAGGGAAAGAAGGGACAATTATTAGAATGACGCTCGGGCCGATGTTATATTACTCGCTCTTCTCTGGTATTATCGGAATGATATTTGCCTATTTATTATAA
- the sspK gene encoding small, acid-soluble spore protein K — MRNKEKGFPNRMSFDGEPRAKEEFSSKRADGTIRDHPQERMMNSNQKRK; from the coding sequence ATGCGTAACAAAGAAAAAGGGTTTCCAAACAGAATGTCTTTCGACGGCGAGCCACGAGCAAAAGAAGAATTTTCTTCAAAACGTGCTGATGGCACAATTAGAGATCATCCTCAGGAACGAATGATGAATTCTAATCAAAAGCGAAAATAA
- a CDS encoding YfhH family protein, with protein MEKRYSQMTEYEIRQEIAVLNDKAKKAEQMGMVNELAVYERKIVMAKSYLLNPDDFHPGETYEINDGEGTMFKISYMNGVFAWGFREGNEKEEEAFPIALLFKQ; from the coding sequence ATGGAAAAAAGATATAGTCAAATGACTGAGTATGAAATTCGTCAAGAAATAGCGGTTCTTAATGATAAAGCAAAAAAGGCAGAACAAATGGGAATGGTAAATGAATTGGCTGTTTATGAACGGAAAATTGTTATGGCAAAGTCTTATTTACTTAACCCCGACGACTTTCACCCAGGGGAAACCTATGAAATTAATGATGGTGAAGGAACAATGTTTAAAATTTCTTATATGAATGGAGTTTTTGCTTGGGGATTTCGAGAAGGTAACGAAAAAGAAGAAGAAGCTTTCCCGATTGCATTATTATTCAAACAATAA
- a CDS encoding amidohydrolase: MEILIQNATIYPITSSKLEKASLLIRNGKIAAIEEKIEATAEMTVIDGENKFLLPGFIDAHTHLGLYDEGTGWAGNDANETIEALTPHIRAIDGVYPLDIGFNDAVKFGVTTVHVMPGSANVIGGTTSVIKTVGKNVQKMIIKDIAGLKLALGENPKRVHSTSTKNNDITRMGIMGMLREAFYQAKRNPNEDDLRMAPIILALKREIPVRIHAHRADDILAAVRFAKEFNLDLRIEHCTEGHLIAEELTEYPVQVSVGPTLTRRSKIELKNKTWKTYSILADHGISVSITTDHPYTPIQYLNICAAIAVREGLSEQNALEGITINPAKNLGVDDRVGSLEIGKDADVVLWNHHPFHYMASPDLTIINGEIIYKK, encoded by the coding sequence ATGGAAATCCTTATTCAAAATGCGACGATTTATCCCATTACCTCATCAAAACTTGAAAAAGCATCTTTATTAATTAGAAACGGAAAAATAGCAGCTATTGAAGAAAAGATTGAAGCAACTGCTGAAATGACTGTTATTGATGGAGAAAATAAGTTTCTTCTCCCTGGATTTATCGATGCACATACACATTTAGGTTTATATGATGAAGGAACAGGTTGGGCTGGAAATGATGCTAACGAAACGATAGAAGCGCTTACCCCCCATATTCGAGCGATTGATGGTGTCTATCCACTCGACATAGGCTTTAATGACGCAGTGAAGTTTGGAGTTACAACTGTTCATGTTATGCCTGGAAGTGCCAATGTCATAGGTGGCACAACTTCTGTGATAAAAACTGTTGGTAAAAATGTTCAAAAGATGATTATTAAAGATATCGCTGGATTAAAACTTGCATTGGGGGAAAATCCCAAACGAGTTCATAGTACTTCTACTAAAAACAATGATATTACTCGAATGGGAATTATGGGCATGCTTCGTGAAGCTTTCTACCAAGCAAAACGAAATCCTAATGAAGATGACCTTCGAATGGCACCTATCATCTTAGCTTTAAAACGAGAGATTCCCGTCAGAATTCATGCCCACCGCGCAGATGACATTTTAGCTGCTGTCCGTTTTGCCAAGGAGTTCAACTTAGATTTACGAATCGAGCACTGTACAGAAGGACATCTAATTGCGGAAGAGTTAACAGAATATCCGGTTCAAGTAAGCGTAGGACCTACATTAACGAGACGTTCAAAGATTGAACTAAAAAATAAAACGTGGAAGACCTACAGCATCTTAGCAGATCATGGGATTAGTGTATCGATTACCACTGATCATCCTTACACGCCTATTCAGTATTTGAATATTTGTGCAGCAATCGCTGTTCGAGAAGGATTATCGGAGCAAAATGCTCTCGAGGGAATTACAATTAATCCTGCGAAAAACTTAGGAGTAGATGACCGCGTTGGCAGTTTGGAAATTGGAAAAGATGCTGATGTTGTTCTTTGGAATCACCATCCGTTCCATTACATGGCTAGTCCTGATCTGACAATCATAAATGGGGAAATAATTTACAAAAAATAA
- a CDS encoding YfhD family protein, which translates to MAKKRDNKQNNDFVSDGRDIEFSQELADQDDLEAQERAREADARAKKGNK; encoded by the coding sequence ATGGCTAAAAAGAGAGACAATAAACAAAATAATGACTTTGTTAGTGACGGAAGAGATATTGAATTTTCTCAAGAATTAGCGGATCAGGATGATTTAGAGGCACAAGAAAGAGCGAGAGAAGCTGACGCAAGAGCGAAAAAGGGAAACAAGTAA
- a CDS encoding metal-dependent hydrolase produces the protein MDTGTHIVMGIAIGSIATLDPVVANDLLLAQTVMLGALIGSQAPDFDTVLKLRNNAKYIRNHRGITHSIPAVLLWPILITAVLSLFIPGVNLVHLWLWTFLAVFLHVFVDIFNAYGTQALYPIKKKWIALGVIYIFDPFIFLSHIGAIVIWQLGTHQGYTFLALYGILIFYYIWRFYARNEVYKTAKQKHPDATHVFISPSYKWRRWHVVIRTKKMMYVAQAMDTEFNYYESYPFEPIPNNPIINAALKDDNLSAFLSFSPSYRWEVVYVEDHHEVRFVDLRYRSKGHYPFVAIVKLDDELNILSSYTGWIFSEETLRKKLEFATD, from the coding sequence TTGGATACTGGTACACACATTGTTATGGGGATCGCAATTGGATCCATTGCAACGTTAGATCCTGTCGTAGCTAATGACCTGCTTTTAGCCCAAACAGTAATGTTAGGTGCTCTTATTGGCTCTCAAGCACCTGATTTTGATACGGTACTAAAACTGAGAAACAATGCGAAATACATTCGAAATCATCGAGGAATTACTCATTCCATACCAGCCGTTCTCCTATGGCCGATTTTAATTACTGCAGTGCTATCTTTATTTATTCCCGGCGTAAATTTAGTACACTTATGGCTATGGACCTTTTTAGCCGTCTTTTTACATGTTTTTGTGGATATCTTTAATGCATATGGAACGCAAGCCCTTTATCCAATAAAAAAGAAGTGGATTGCCCTAGGAGTCATTTACATTTTTGATCCATTTATATTCTTAAGCCATATTGGAGCAATCGTAATTTGGCAACTAGGTACACATCAAGGCTATACGTTTTTAGCCTTGTACGGTATCCTCATATTTTATTACATTTGGCGCTTTTATGCTCGAAATGAAGTGTATAAAACTGCAAAACAAAAACATCCAGATGCAACCCATGTATTTATCTCACCTTCCTATAAATGGAGAAGGTGGCATGTTGTTATTCGGACGAAAAAAATGATGTATGTAGCACAGGCAATGGATACTGAATTTAATTATTACGAGAGTTATCCTTTTGAACCAATACCAAACAATCCAATCATTAATGCAGCCCTTAAAGACGATAACCTATCAGCGTTTTTATCTTTCTCTCCATCTTATCGTTGGGAAGTTGTATACGTCGAAGATCATCATGAAGTTCGTTTCGTTGACCTTCGTTACCGAAGCAAAGGACATTATCCTTTCGTGGCCATCGTTAAACTCGATGATGAACTAAACATCTTAAGTTCATACACTGGTTGGATTTTCAGCGAAGAAACTTTAAGGAAAAAACTTGAGTTTGCAACTGATTAG
- a CDS encoding YfhJ family protein yields the protein MEEKFERLTKMLMEKNNELNYDLARSWVEAIWEDFESTRAKAGREYEGQAVTERFVTQFIENYGVRIHEFASKNEKFKHLLK from the coding sequence ATGGAAGAAAAATTCGAACGTCTAACAAAAATGTTAATGGAAAAAAATAACGAGCTAAATTATGATTTAGCTCGTAGTTGGGTTGAAGCGATTTGGGAAGATTTCGAATCTACACGTGCAAAAGCGGGTAGGGAATACGAAGGGCAAGCAGTCACAGAAAGATTTGTTACCCAATTTATTGAGAACTATGGAGTAAGAATCCACGAATTTGCCTCAAAAAATGAGAAGTTTAAACATTTGCTTAAATGA
- a CDS encoding GNAT family N-acetyltransferase, producing the protein MIKKRDLADCHKLYELMIDPAVFPFVRQKANSYDEFLFLTKQTIEAEERGELISRTILDEWGNPIGTINLFDINQQAGFLGTWLGKPYHGKGYNNLAKDAFFNELFYELSIDAVFMRIRTENIRSRKAAEKLPYVSLANETRKDLFNEINKQTVIYDLFQIEKDQFTLYQYRQQPEAFELKEA; encoded by the coding sequence ATGATTAAAAAGCGCGATTTAGCAGATTGCCACAAATTATATGAGTTAATGATTGATCCAGCTGTTTTCCCATTTGTTCGTCAGAAAGCAAATTCTTATGACGAGTTTCTATTTTTAACAAAACAAACGATTGAAGCAGAAGAAAGAGGAGAACTTATTTCAAGAACAATTCTTGATGAATGGGGTAATCCAATTGGTACAATTAATTTATTCGATATCAATCAACAAGCAGGCTTTTTAGGAACATGGCTTGGGAAACCTTATCATGGAAAAGGGTATAACAATCTTGCAAAAGATGCTTTTTTCAATGAATTATTTTATGAACTTTCAATTGATGCAGTATTCATGAGAATTCGTACTGAAAATATTAGGTCAAGAAAAGCTGCTGAAAAATTGCCATATGTATCTTTAGCAAATGAAACACGAAAAGATTTGTTTAATGAAATTAACAAACAAACAGTTATCTATGATTTATTTCAAATTGAAAAAGATCAATTTACACTTTACCAATATAGACAACAACCTGAAGCTTTCGAGCTTAAAGAAGCTTAA
- a CDS encoding TIGR01777 family oxidoreductase, with translation MNIVICGGTGLIGSKLVETLVKEKHHIYILTRNTTNKEKTDYITYLSWLNPGDQPEKLLENIDVFINLAGETINSRWTTNQKERILKSRLEATRNCISLMEKLEKKPSVYLNASAVGFYGTSLTSIFTEQETHAGKDFLALVVEEWEAEAKKAEHLGIRTVFLRFGVVLADSGGALAKMILPYKLFAGGTVGSGQQWLSWVHIDDAVDLIRFAITNSDIQGPLNITSPNPMQMKEFGKTLGNVLGKPHWIPAPSFALKLILGEMSILVLEGQYVIPKKAIDHGFQFTYSNLNEALKSLNL, from the coding sequence ATGAATATCGTTATATGTGGTGGAACTGGGTTAATAGGTTCTAAGCTCGTTGAAACCCTTGTCAAAGAAAAACATCATATTTACATTTTAACAAGAAATACTACTAATAAGGAAAAAACAGATTATATTACTTATCTTAGTTGGTTAAATCCTGGTGACCAACCAGAAAAACTGTTAGAAAACATCGATGTTTTCATTAATTTGGCTGGCGAAACGATTAATAGCCGCTGGACAACAAACCAAAAAGAACGGATACTAAAGAGTCGACTCGAGGCCACAAGAAACTGTATTTCTTTAATGGAGAAATTAGAGAAAAAACCTTCAGTATACTTAAATGCATCTGCCGTAGGTTTTTACGGTACATCATTAACTTCTATTTTTACTGAACAAGAAACCCATGCTGGCAAAGACTTTTTAGCTTTAGTTGTAGAAGAATGGGAAGCTGAAGCAAAGAAAGCCGAACATTTAGGAATAAGAACCGTTTTCCTTCGCTTTGGGGTGGTATTAGCAGACAGCGGTGGGGCATTAGCAAAAATGATTCTTCCCTATAAGCTCTTTGCAGGTGGAACAGTTGGCAGTGGTCAGCAGTGGCTATCTTGGGTTCATATAGATGATGCAGTTGATTTAATTAGGTTTGCTATCACTAACAGTGATATTCAAGGGCCCCTTAATATCACTTCACCAAATCCAATGCAAATGAAAGAATTCGGTAAAACCCTAGGTAATGTTCTCGGTAAACCTCATTGGATACCTGCTCCAAGTTTTGCACTAAAACTCATCTTGGGTGAAATGAGTATTCTAGTTTTAGAAGGTCAATATGTGATTCCTAAAAAAGCAATTGACCACGGCTTTCAATTTACGTATTCTAATCTAAACGAAGCATTAAAAAGTTTAAATCTATAA
- the recX gene encoding recombination regulator RecX yields the protein MAIITKITVQKKNKERYNIFLDEEYAFSIDEAILINYHLRKGLEVEKEFLANIVEEDHIRKGYQAAINFLSYRMRSVKEVKDYLLKKEMEAEVVTTIIERLTREKYLSDMEFARAFVQTRLNLSLKGPGSIKRELIEKGIGEAEILNSMQLYTDELQLEKAIIFLKKKYPTKLKTSRAEQERKLYTLLVSNGFSQGVIQQAFKLYSEENEDDNANDEEWEAITHQGDKALRKYRSESGRGKKQKVKQFLYRRGFSIDLIDRFIEYYEEQGE from the coding sequence ATGGCAATTATTACGAAGATCACAGTTCAAAAAAAAAATAAAGAACGTTATAATATTTTCCTAGATGAAGAATATGCGTTTAGCATTGATGAAGCCATTTTAATTAATTATCATTTAAGAAAAGGTTTAGAAGTTGAAAAGGAATTTCTAGCTAATATTGTTGAGGAAGATCATATTCGCAAAGGGTATCAAGCTGCGATTAATTTTTTATCGTACCGAATGCGTTCGGTAAAAGAGGTAAAAGATTACTTGTTAAAAAAAGAAATGGAAGCTGAGGTTGTTACTACGATTATTGAGAGATTAACAAGAGAAAAGTATTTAAGCGATATGGAATTTGCAAGAGCCTTTGTACAAACACGCCTGAATCTATCACTAAAAGGTCCAGGGTCAATAAAGCGGGAGTTAATTGAAAAGGGAATTGGTGAAGCGGAAATATTAAATAGTATGCAATTGTACACAGATGAACTGCAATTGGAGAAAGCGATTATTTTTTTGAAAAAGAAATACCCAACAAAGTTAAAGACATCTCGTGCAGAGCAGGAACGTAAATTATATACGCTCCTTGTATCAAATGGATTTTCCCAAGGGGTTATTCAACAAGCGTTCAAATTGTATAGTGAAGAAAATGAAGATGACAATGCCAATGACGAAGAATGGGAAGCAATTACTCATCAAGGCGACAAAGCCTTAAGAAAATACCGAAGTGAAAGCGGCAGGGGAAAAAAACAGAAGGTTAAGCAATTTTTGTACCGTAGAGGCTTTTCTATTGATTTGATCGACAGGTTCATCGAGTATTATGAGGAGCAAGGGGAATAA
- a CDS encoding YfhE family protein, with translation MESKKQRARDERKTLNKAQEVHYLSEFKAADRAMARAKGNRL, from the coding sequence ATGGAAAGTAAAAAACAACGAGCTAGAGATGAACGTAAAACGTTAAACAAAGCCCAAGAAGTTCATTACTTATCTGAGTTTAAAGCCGCTGACCGAGCAATGGCACGTGCAAAGGGAAATAGACTTTAA
- a CDS encoding YpzG family protein, whose translation MKKFTRDHRSGYQDPFQSPRANPKHAYAQVNGETELSLHNYVLQVQTRKRA comes from the coding sequence TTGAAAAAATTTACGAGAGACCATCGTTCTGGTTATCAAGATCCGTTCCAATCTCCACGTGCAAATCCAAAACATGCTTATGCGCAAGTAAATGGTGAGACTGAACTTAGTCTTCACAACTACGTTCTTCAAGTACAAACAAGAAAAAGAGCGTAG